Proteins encoded by one window of Anopheles maculipalpis chromosome 2RL, idAnoMacuDA_375_x, whole genome shotgun sequence:
- the LOC126558758 gene encoding uncharacterized protein LOC126558758 encodes MYNSNSNNNNNNNSNTNHYNQANGNGGGNSHSKGRSKSSSHAKRNDYERPAGAPSANGTNPIANTSSSTNPTTNTATGSPAGTVDHGGKSAKSRKLSCELFESPNYGDPKHTKHTKSKSQSQMLLLPTPTTNTATLPAHMLSLAQATGRPIHHRSSTGSCESSLSSPSPPPPLPPLPLGGHLPIGGPVANGAANKQQQSVQNGKQTSPAPSPTIARRYQANNNANKSHYQHNHHQASPLTPPATQQQHYTKKHTQKHQQQSPVNNSANGHGSSRAS; translated from the coding sequence ATGTACAACagtaacagcaacaacaacaacaacaacaacagcaacactaACCACTACAACCAAGCGAATGGCAATGGCGGTGGCAACAGTCATTCTAAAGGTCGCTCGAAAAGCTCTTCCCATGCCAAGCGCAACGACTACGAGCGTCCTGCCGGTGCCCCATCCGCGAACGGCACTAATCCCATTGCTAacacctcctcctccaccaatcccaccaccaacaccgctACCGGAAGTCCGGCCGGCACCGTGGACCATGGGGGAAAGTCGGCCAAAAGTCGCAAGCTGAGCTGCGAGCTGTTCGAATCGCCCAACTACGGTGACccgaaacacaccaaacacaccaaaagcaAATCACAATCACAAATGTTGCTTCTGCCCACccccaccaccaacaccgccaCCCTGCCCGCCCACATGCTCTCCTTGGCGCAGGCCACCGGTCGCCCCATTCACCATCGCTCCTCCACCGGCTCCTGTGAAAGCTCCCTAAGCTCGCCCTCCCCACCTCCCCCTCTACCACCCCTGCCGCTTGGTGGTCATTTGCCGATCGGTGGACCGGTGGCAAACGGTGCTgccaacaagcagcagcaaagtgtgcaaaatggcaaacaaacatcgcCAGCACCGTCGCCCACGATCGCCAGACGCTATCAGGCGAATaataatgcaaataaatcacACTACCAACACAACCACCATCAAGCGTCACCACTAACGCCAccagcaacacagcagcaacactacactaaaaaacacactcagaAACATCAGCAACAGTCGCCGGTAAATAATAGTGCCAATGGGCACGGTAGCAGCAGGGCCAGTTAG